The Armatimonadota bacterium genomic interval GTGCCGCTGCGCGACGACCTTGAGCGCATGGCGTACGCGTCGCTGGCTGCCGAACTCACCGACCGGCTGCTGGCCGAGCACGAGCCGCACCCGGAGGTGTTCGGCATCCTGCTGGCGGCGCAGTCGGCGATCGCCTCCGGCGATCCGGCGATCGCAACCGTCTGGTACGCCCTGCATCTGTTCGCCGCGCTCGGCTACCTTCCGGTGACGGACCGGTGCGCGGTGTGCGGCCGCCAGCCGACGCCGAGGTGGAGCGCGCGTCTGGGCGGGCTGGTGTGCGGCCGGTGCGCGCGCGAGGACCCGCAAGCCTTGGAAATCGGCGGCGAGGCAGCGGGCGCGATCGGCTTTCTGGTTCGGTCGCACGTACAGGACATCGGCCGTCTGCGCCTTTCGCGGCGCGCTCGCCGCGAGGTCGCCCGCGCGGTGGCCGTCTACGCCGAAAGCCGCATCGAGGGTCCGCTGCGCACCCTGCGCGTGCTCCACACGCTGGGAGGCGACATCGGATAGCGCACCGCCGGCAGCGCTTTCTGGCCGCTACGGACCTCCTGCTATGCTATTCGAGAAGGACGCACGCGGAGGTGTGGGTATGGAAGTGGACCTGGAGCGGGCGAAGCGCGCGCTGGCCATGGTGTCTGAGGCAATCGACGCACTGCGCGGTGTGGTGCGGCCGGATGGCAGCGGTGTCCTGCGCATCCGGACGGAGGACAAGACGATCGAGCTGCCGGTCGCGTGGGCCGCGGCCGGGCTGGTGGCGTTCGCGGTCGCTTCGGTGCTCACCTCCGCTCCGCGCG includes:
- the recO gene encoding DNA repair protein RecO produces the protein MPVYKAEGVVLRRRNLGEADRVLTLLTREWGKISARARGVRRTASPLSGRLEPFTHGRFLLARGRALDVVAQVEVVEGFVPLRDDLERMAYASLAAELTDRLLAEHEPHPEVFGILLAAQSAIASGDPAIATVWYALHLFAALGYLPVTDRCAVCGRQPTPRWSARLGGLVCGRCAREDPQALEIGGEAAGAIGFLVRSHVQDIGRLRLSRRARREVARAVAVYAESRIEGPLRTLRVLHTLGGDIG